From the genome of Rhinatrema bivittatum chromosome 18, aRhiBiv1.1, whole genome shotgun sequence, one region includes:
- the LOC115080056 gene encoding protocadherin alpha-4-like produces the protein MEQGTLVGNISKDLGIDISRLSFRGLRITLEGKKRYFQVNMNNGLLIINEIIDREEICAQSSSCSLNLELVLENPLEMYSVEIEIVDINDNSPSFLQHEVTYNIRESAILGTRIAIQKAQDVDIGMNSLQIYSLNSNPYFELNVVTHADNSKSAELILEKSLDREDKPVHNLVLTAIDGGNPKRSGTTQIIINVIDVNDNIPVFDQSIYRVKLLENVPKGTSVLQLNATDIDEGSNGEISYYFDKLVSKSVREVFTIDRYTGVLTVKGLVDYEDTKAYEITMEALDGGLFPEAGHCKVVVEIIDLNDNAPEVTVSSLSSPIREDAKLGTVTALIVALDKDSGANGKTSCSVPTWLPFRLQNTFNNYYSLILKETLDRETTEEYNISIIATDDGSPPLSTTTVITVHVSDVNDNRPRFTQPSYSMYVMENNIPGAVIFTMFAIDSDLKENGYISYSLLRSVYDGNFISVNSKTGEVYGLKSFDYEEVKYLQFQAQAKDAGTPSLSSNVSLDLFIIDQNDNSPTVFPSLTMSHQFVPRSAQAGYLASKIRAVDMDSGYNAWLSYHLLQSKDTPLFNVGQYTGEIRTARSVRESDGSHQTLAVLVKDHGEPVLSSTVTVSISLAENGENVLPELIQFPNSENDISNLNLYLVISVAFISIVFLITVIILFVAVRVSRTRKELIDLQLPHADNGGSWSYSQSQRYNVCLSAETSKTDFIVFDIQSPNSGGKEEGRVGTPPQNKELMAKEHMLVSLCGKVSRF, from the coding sequence ATGGAGCAGGGAACATTAGTTGGAAATATTTCTAAAGATCTGGGAATTGATATTAGCCGTTTGAGCTTCCGTGGACTACGAATAACGCTTGAAGGCAAGAAGCGATATTTTCAAGTGAATATGAACAATGGACTTTTGATCATCAATGAAATAATCGATAGAGAAGAGATATGCGCGCAAAGTTCTTCCTGTAGTTTGAATTTAGAACTCGTGCTTGAAAATCCCTTAGAGATGTATAGTGTAGAAATAGAGATTGTGGATATAAATGACAATTCGCCGTCTTTTCTTCAGCATGAGGTAACTTATAATATTCGTGAGTCGGCAATACTTGGGACTCGTATTGCAATTCAGAAAGCTCAAGATGTAGATATTGGTATGAATTCTCTTCAGATTTACTCACTGAATTCAAATCCCTATTTCGAATTAAACGTGGTGACACATGCCGACAACAGTAAGTCCGCTGAACTTATTTTGGAAAAATCTTTAGATCGAGAAGACAAGCCTGTCCATAATCTTGTTCTGACAGCTATTGATGGAGGAAATCCCAAAAGATCTGGAACTACTCAAATAATTATTAACGTTATTGACGTCAATGATAATATTCCTGTCTTTGATCAGTCGATTTATAGGGTTAAATTGTTAGAAAATGTACCAAAAGGAACTAGCGTGCTACAACTCAATGCCACTGACATAGACGAGGGGTCCAATGGTGAAATATCCTATTACTTTGATAAACTTGTTTCTAAAAGTGTACGTGAGGTGTTCACTATAGACCGGTATACTGGAGTTCTTACAGTGAAAGGTCTGGTGGACTATGAAGATACTAAGGCCTATGAGATCACAATGGAAGCCTTGGACGGAGGTTTGTTTCCTGAAGCTGGACATTGTAAAGTAGTAGTAGAAATTATTGACCTAAACGACAATGCGCCTGAAGTAACCGTGTCATCTCTCTCCAGTCCTATTCGGGAGGACGCTAAGCTTGGAACAGTTACAGCTCTGATAGTAGCGCTGGATAAAGATTCCGGTGCCAATGGAAAGACATCTTGCAGTGTGCCTACATGGCTTCCATTTAGACTGCAGAATACTTTCAACAATTACTATTCTTTAATTTTAAAAGAGACTCTGGACCGTGAAACCACGGAAGAGTACAACATTTCCATCATTGCCACAGATGATGGCTCTCCTCCATTGTCCACTACCACGGTCATTACAGTTCATGTGTCTGATGTAAATGATAATAGACCAAGATTCACGCAACCATCTTATTCAATGTATGTAATGGAAAATAATATCCCAGGAGCTGTGATATTTACAATGTTTGCGATTGATTCCGATTTGAAAGAAAATGGGTATATATCATATTCTCTCTTACGGAGTGTGTACGATGGGAACTTTATCTCCGTGAATTCCAAGACAGGCGAAGTCTATGGTCTGAAATCATTTGACTATGAAGAAGTTAAATATCTTCAGTTTCAAGCGCAGGCAAAAGATGCTGGTACCCCATCCCTCAGCAGTAATGTGTCTCTGGATCTATTTATAATAGACCAGAATGACAATTCTCCTACTGTCTTTCCttctcttactatgtcacatcaGTTTGTTCCTCGATCTGCGCAAGCGGGTTACCTTGCGTCAAAAATAAGAGCAGTTGACATGGATAGTGGATACAATGCCTGGTTATCTTATCACTTGCTACAATCTAAGGATACTCCACTTTTCAATGTGGGCCAATATACCGGAGAGATTAGGACAGCGCGGTCTGTTCGAGAAAGTGATGGAAGCCATCAAACCCTAGCTGTTCTGGTGAAGGATCACGGAGAACCAGTCTTGTCAAGTACTGTGACTGTAAGCATCTCATTAGCAGAAAATGGAGAAAATGTGTTACCCGAGCTCATACAATTTCCCAACAGCGAAAATGACATTtccaatttaaatctttatttagtAATTTCAGTTGCATTCATTTCAATAGTTTTTCTCATAACGGTAATAATACTGTTTGTTGCTGTGAGAgtgagcagaactagaaaagaacTGATAGACCTACAGCTACCACACGCAGACAACGGTGGAAGTTGGTCTTATTCGCAGAGCCAGCGTTATAATGTGTGTCTgagtgcagagacttccaagaccgattttattgtttttgatattCAGTCTCCAAACTCTGgtggaaaagaagaaggaagagtGGGAACACCCCCCCAAAACAAGGAGTTAATGGCCAAGGAACACATGTTGGTTTCCCTTTGTGGAAAGGTAAGCCGTTTCTAA